In the genome of Cellvibrio sp. KY-YJ-3, one region contains:
- a CDS encoding adenosine deaminase yields MIPSVIAPNFSGLPKLEELASREFLAGLPKAELHMHLDGALSPAMMFNLAQRNQVKLPYNSVEDIEAAYQFTNLQSFLDLLYQGASVLKHEQDFYDLAWDYFTKCKADNILHTELSFDPQTHTDRGIAFDTVISGILRAMDDAKIKLGISSKLVMDFLRHLSAESAMKTLEESLPWKDKIIAVGLDSSELGHPPSKFTEVFARARAEGYRVVAHAGEEGPPSYIWEAIELLKVERIDHGVRADEDPKLMEYLRETQIPLTVCPLSNVRLCVYEKMAEHNLFSLMDAGLRVMINSDDPTYFGGYLNDNYFALADAFPLTRKQALLLAHNSFTSSFIGDTEKQEFIDQLKSYANKFH; encoded by the coding sequence ATGATTCCATCGGTAATCGCCCCGAATTTTTCCGGGCTACCTAAACTTGAAGAACTTGCGTCGCGTGAGTTTTTGGCTGGCTTGCCCAAGGCTGAATTGCATATGCATCTCGACGGTGCTTTATCTCCGGCGATGATGTTTAACCTCGCCCAGCGCAATCAGGTGAAGTTGCCCTACAACAGCGTGGAAGACATTGAAGCTGCCTATCAGTTCACCAATCTGCAAAGCTTTTTGGATTTGTTATACCAGGGCGCCTCGGTACTTAAACACGAGCAAGATTTTTACGACCTTGCGTGGGATTATTTTACCAAGTGCAAGGCCGATAATATTCTGCACACCGAATTGTCGTTTGACCCGCAAACCCATACTGATCGCGGTATCGCGTTTGATACGGTTATTAGCGGCATTTTGCGCGCGATGGATGATGCCAAAATAAAACTGGGTATCAGCTCAAAACTGGTCATGGATTTTTTGCGGCACTTAAGCGCCGAAAGCGCGATGAAAACCTTGGAAGAATCGCTACCCTGGAAAGACAAAATTATCGCCGTCGGTTTGGACAGCTCCGAACTCGGCCATCCCCCGAGCAAATTTACCGAAGTGTTTGCCCGCGCCCGCGCTGAAGGTTATCGCGTTGTCGCCCACGCCGGTGAAGAAGGCCCGCCGAGTTATATTTGGGAGGCGATTGAGCTATTAAAAGTGGAACGCATCGACCACGGTGTGCGCGCCGATGAAGATCCAAAACTCATGGAATACCTACGCGAAACCCAAATCCCACTTACCGTATGCCCACTCTCCAATGTGCGTTTATGCGTTTACGAAAAAATGGCTGAGCATAATTTATTCTCACTAATGGACGCTGGCCTGCGCGTAATGATTAATTCCGACGATCCCACCTATTTTGGTGGTTACCTCAACGACAATTATTTTGCATTGGCCGACGCGTTTCCGTTAACACGCAAGCAGGCGTTGTTGCTCGCACACAATAGTTTCACGTCGAGTTTTATTGGCGATACTGAAAAACAAGAGTTTATCGATCAGCTAAAAAGCTATGCAAACAAATTTCATTAA
- a CDS encoding allantoate amidohydrolase, whose product MHKTSRSATIPIEKNTLNEISTEALANKVMHWCDQLAAISSNPENISRFYLTPEHKRCNELVAQWMQEAGMETWVDAAGNICGRYDAKNSCAKTLVLASHLDSIPNAGAYDGILGVLIAIAVVEQLYQSDITLPYAIDIIGFGDEEGTRFGSTLLGSRAVAGTWNPDWWELKDRNGISLKQAFIDFGLEPDNIHSAARNPDDLLAYLEVHIEQGPVLEDENLALGIVSAIAGARRFAIEIEGYAGHAGTVPMPMRKDALVGAALGVVLVENIANEFNVVATVGKIECGPGAVNVIPGHAKFTIDIRSGDDQLRDQAFAKIQHELDMICINRNLAASWNEIHNAPAVVCADWIQALQASVLCDMNLNPYKLMSGAGHDAMAMADICDVAMYFVRCKGGVSHHPDESVTVEDVALAIEALGNTLQKLAQ is encoded by the coding sequence GTGCATAAAACCAGTCGCAGCGCCACAATCCCGATTGAGAAAAACACCTTGAACGAAATTAGCACCGAAGCACTAGCCAACAAAGTCATGCACTGGTGCGATCAACTCGCCGCCATCAGCTCGAACCCGGAAAACATCAGCCGTTTTTATCTCACGCCAGAACACAAACGTTGCAATGAATTAGTTGCGCAATGGATGCAAGAAGCGGGAATGGAAACCTGGGTTGATGCCGCAGGAAATATCTGTGGCCGTTATGATGCAAAAAATTCCTGCGCAAAAACACTGGTGCTCGCCTCGCATTTGGATTCAATCCCCAACGCTGGTGCTTACGACGGTATTCTCGGGGTGTTAATTGCCATTGCCGTAGTCGAACAACTTTATCAAAGCGATATTACATTGCCCTATGCCATCGACATTATTGGTTTTGGCGATGAAGAAGGCACACGTTTTGGCAGCACATTATTAGGCAGCCGCGCCGTTGCGGGCACCTGGAACCCCGATTGGTGGGAATTAAAAGATCGCAATGGAATCAGCTTAAAACAAGCCTTTATCGATTTTGGTTTGGAACCGGACAATATTCACAGCGCCGCACGCAACCCCGACGACTTGCTCGCCTACCTTGAAGTCCATATCGAACAAGGCCCGGTATTGGAAGATGAAAACCTCGCGCTTGGAATTGTTAGCGCCATCGCTGGCGCACGTCGCTTCGCGATCGAAATCGAAGGCTATGCCGGACACGCCGGAACAGTGCCCATGCCCATGCGAAAAGATGCACTGGTCGGTGCGGCACTGGGCGTAGTGCTGGTGGAAAATATCGCCAACGAATTTAATGTGGTCGCTACTGTTGGAAAAATAGAATGTGGCCCCGGCGCGGTGAATGTGATTCCCGGTCATGCAAAATTTACTATCGATATTCGCTCGGGTGATGATCAATTACGCGATCAGGCATTTGCAAAAATCCAGCATGAATTGGATATGATTTGTATCAACAGAAACCTCGCTGCCAGCTGGAACGAAATTCACAATGCGCCAGCCGTAGTCTGTGCGGATTGGATACAAGCATTGCAAGCGTCAGTGTTGTGCGATATGAATTTAAACCCCTATAAGTTAATGAGCGGCGCCGGTCACGATGCCATGGCGATGGCCGATATCTGCGATGTGGCCATGTACTTTGTGCGCTGCAAAGGCGGTGTTAGTCATCACCCGGATGAATCAGTTACAGTGGAAGATGTTGCGCTGGCAATTGAGGCGCTTGGCAATACACTACAGAAACTTGCGCAATAA
- a CDS encoding alanine--glyoxylate aminotransferase family protein: MSDLYSVSPSLLRPFSPPPRLLMGPGPITVDPRVLRAMSAQLVGQYDPAMTQCMNETMALYRGVFKTKNQWTLLVDGTSRAGIESVLISLLEPGDKILVPVFGRFGHLLCEIAERCGAEVHKIHKEWGEVFTPDEIETAIKNVQPKMLAIVQGDTSTTMLQPLDYLGEICARHGVLFYSDGTASIGGNPFETDKWQLDAVSVGLQKCLCGPSGSAPITLSEKAVAAIRKRRHIEAGIRTENHVEGSGRRIASNYFDLGMIMDYWGEERLNHHTEATTMLYGARECARILLEEGVENAIERHRIHGKAMAQGLAAMNLKLFGDQTNKMHNVVGVYIPEGVAGEAVRSSMLNDFGIEIGTSFGPLHGKIWRIGTMGYNARKDAVLQTLTALEAVLRRAGHSQTANAGVDTAMTIYEGEQQ; encoded by the coding sequence ATGTCCGATCTGTACAGTGTTAGTCCATCGCTTCTGCGACCTTTTTCACCACCGCCGCGGTTATTAATGGGGCCGGGGCCAATCACTGTTGATCCGCGGGTACTGCGCGCTATGTCAGCGCAACTTGTCGGCCAATATGATCCAGCTATGACGCAATGCATGAATGAAACCATGGCGCTGTATCGCGGTGTATTTAAAACTAAAAACCAATGGACACTATTGGTGGATGGCACCTCGCGCGCCGGTATTGAATCCGTATTAATTTCACTGCTGGAGCCGGGCGATAAAATTTTGGTGCCGGTATTTGGTCGCTTTGGGCATTTGCTGTGTGAAATTGCCGAGCGCTGCGGCGCCGAGGTACACAAAATTCACAAAGAGTGGGGCGAAGTATTTACGCCCGATGAAATCGAAACAGCGATTAAAAATGTGCAGCCCAAAATGCTCGCGATAGTGCAGGGCGATACTTCCACCACCATGCTGCAACCGCTGGATTATCTCGGCGAAATTTGTGCGCGCCACGGCGTATTATTTTATTCCGATGGCACTGCCTCTATCGGTGGCAATCCGTTTGAAACGGATAAGTGGCAACTGGATGCGGTTTCCGTTGGTTTACAAAAATGTTTATGCGGCCCTTCAGGCAGTGCGCCAATTACCTTGAGCGAAAAAGCGGTTGCAGCGATTCGCAAGCGCCGTCATATCGAGGCCGGTATTCGCACCGAAAATCATGTCGAAGGCAGCGGTCGGCGCATCGCCTCCAATTATTTTGATCTCGGCATGATTATGGATTACTGGGGCGAGGAGCGCCTTAACCATCACACCGAAGCGACCACTATGTTGTATGGCGCCCGTGAATGCGCACGCATTTTGTTGGAGGAGGGTGTTGAAAATGCCATCGAGCGCCATCGTATTCACGGTAAGGCAATGGCACAGGGTTTGGCGGCGATGAATTTAAAATTGTTCGGCGATCAAACCAACAAAATGCACAACGTGGTCGGCGTTTATATTCCCGAAGGTGTGGCCGGTGAAGCCGTACGCAGCAGTATGCTTAACGATTTTGGAATTGAAATCGGCACATCATTTGGCCCGCTGCACGGCAAGATCTGGCGCATCGGCACTATGGGGTACAACGCGCGTAAAGATGCGGTGTTGCAAACACTCACTGCACTTGAGGCGGTGTTGCGTCGTGCGGGCCATTCGCAAACCGCCAATGCGGGTGTGGATACGGCGATGACTATTTATGAAGGAGAGCAACAATGA
- a CDS encoding lipopolysaccharide assembly protein LapB, with protein sequence MAKNNSLANPATHPFKKRLWRTTKFSALMLGVVFAANSWSASTSVSAPTFKQLTSIQEQIAANKSTEAFNALKTLHAEVEQGSIDEALVLQMLGYTEMGRNNYAPAIDYLKRSLALNMLPENVKYNVGYMVAQLYAAQEKYDEALVFAEEWFKTIAAPTPEQAIFMANIFAQTEKYQQAIPYVKQAIAAGVASGKEPRESWYQLYIACSFELKDYNQAAEALQTAIKTWPQKPDYWEQLASVYVMQGKELKGLASLQLAWKLGVLQKESSIRSLVQLSVTQGVPEVGARLLDAALQKNAVPRNETYVDLLANAWIAARENTPAIAAFEELAKITGSGDPYVRIANIYVDQAKWKPAEQALRKALQSNVKEPGKAWLILGIVMTEQTQFDQGFDAFKKARAYVYTEKQAGSWLKYAEDLRRQHNWIKRSQETEG encoded by the coding sequence ATGGCAAAAAACAATTCGTTAGCTAATCCCGCAACCCATCCATTTAAAAAGCGATTGTGGCGCACGACAAAATTCAGTGCGCTGATGCTGGGCGTGGTGTTTGCGGCGAATAGTTGGAGTGCATCAACCTCCGTGAGTGCCCCCACCTTTAAACAGCTCACCAGTATTCAAGAGCAGATTGCCGCCAACAAATCTACCGAGGCATTTAATGCACTGAAAACGCTGCACGCCGAAGTTGAGCAGGGTTCTATTGATGAAGCGCTGGTGTTGCAAATGCTCGGCTACACCGAAATGGGGCGCAATAATTACGCGCCGGCTATCGATTATTTAAAGCGCAGCCTCGCGTTAAATATGTTGCCGGAAAACGTGAAATACAACGTGGGTTATATGGTGGCGCAACTCTACGCCGCGCAGGAAAAATATGACGAGGCTTTAGTGTTTGCCGAGGAGTGGTTTAAAACCATCGCCGCGCCAACTCCCGAGCAAGCTATTTTTATGGCCAATATTTTTGCGCAAACGGAAAAATACCAACAAGCCATTCCCTATGTAAAACAAGCCATCGCCGCAGGTGTTGCCAGTGGTAAGGAGCCGCGCGAAAGCTGGTATCAACTGTATATCGCCTGCAGTTTTGAATTAAAAGATTACAACCAGGCAGCAGAGGCTTTGCAAACCGCAATTAAAACCTGGCCGCAAAAACCGGATTACTGGGAGCAGTTGGCCAGTGTGTACGTGATGCAGGGCAAAGAATTAAAAGGCCTAGCCAGTTTGCAGTTGGCGTGGAAGTTGGGCGTATTGCAAAAAGAGTCGTCTATTCGCTCGCTGGTGCAATTGTCTGTGACTCAAGGCGTGCCGGAAGTTGGGGCGCGTTTGCTGGATGCCGCGCTGCAAAAAAATGCGGTGCCGCGCAACGAAACCTATGTGGATTTGTTGGCTAACGCCTGGATCGCCGCACGGGAAAATACACCGGCTATTGCAGCGTTTGAAGAGCTGGCAAAAATTACCGGCAGTGGCGACCCCTATGTGCGCATCGCCAATATTTATGTCGATCAAGCCAAATGGAAACCTGCCGAACAAGCCCTGCGCAAAGCGCTGCAAAGCAACGTCAAAGAGCCGGGTAAGGCATGGTTAATTCTGGGCATTGTGATGACCGAACAAACCCAATTTGATCAGGGTTTTGATGCGTTTAAAAAAGCGCGCGCCTATGTCTATACCGAAAAACAGGCGGGCTCCTGGTTGAAATACGCGGAAGATTTGCGTCGCCAACACAATTGGATCAAACGCAGCCAGGAAACTGAAGGTTAA
- a CDS encoding amidase: MSLDQRVFAWRGHYPNTKPNPCAESGRLAGLRLGVKDLFHIAGLPTAAGNPDWLASHPTPEQTSPVVTQLLNAGTELVGKTQTDELAYSLNGLNIHYGAPLNPACPERLPGGSSSGSAVAVAAGDIDIGLGTDTGGSIRVPASYNGLFGIRTSHGLISSEQMVPLAPLFDTVGWLTRDAETLAQVGEVLLPAELAPRFPHRSLRAALLLPLQNGVLWSPEHQAWLKQQTLLPAVKPILLNSDWLTRASQCFRTLQGRAIWQTHGEWITANQPTFAPDIHTRFQWCATLTDADQTAAETERASLQADIEGWFTDVDLILLPTTPGPAPLLGADSQWMDSYRSQLMGLTAPAGLAGLPQVHLPVLRDEQGAPYGVSLLGRRGDDKALLQLALDLCGASS, encoded by the coding sequence ATGTCGCTCGATCAACGCGTCTTTGCATGGCGCGGTCACTATCCTAATACCAAACCCAATCCCTGCGCAGAATCCGGCAGGCTGGCCGGGCTGCGGCTGGGCGTGAAAGATTTATTCCACATCGCCGGGCTACCCACGGCGGCGGGAAATCCCGACTGGCTAGCCAGTCACCCTACACCGGAGCAGACATCGCCGGTGGTGACGCAGCTGCTGAACGCGGGCACAGAACTGGTCGGCAAAACCCAAACCGATGAGCTTGCTTACAGCCTCAACGGTTTGAATATCCATTACGGCGCGCCGTTAAATCCCGCCTGTCCCGAGCGCCTGCCCGGTGGTTCATCCAGTGGTTCGGCGGTGGCGGTTGCCGCGGGCGATATCGATATAGGGTTAGGTACCGATACCGGCGGCTCCATTCGGGTGCCCGCCAGCTACAACGGCTTGTTTGGTATTCGCACCAGTCATGGTTTGATTAGCAGTGAGCAGATGGTGCCGCTCGCGCCGCTGTTCGACACAGTGGGCTGGCTCACTCGCGATGCTGAAACCCTGGCGCAAGTGGGCGAGGTATTGCTGCCTGCCGAGCTTGCGCCGCGCTTCCCCCATAGATCCCTGCGTGCGGCGCTGTTGCTGCCGCTGCAAAACGGTGTGCTCTGGAGCCCTGAGCACCAAGCCTGGTTAAAACAGCAAACGCTGTTACCTGCGGTCAAACCCATACTGCTTAATAGCGATTGGCTGACGCGCGCCAGTCAGTGTTTTCGCACCCTGCAAGGCCGAGCGATTTGGCAAACCCACGGTGAGTGGATCACTGCCAATCAGCCCACTTTTGCGCCCGATATTCACACCCGTTTTCAGTGGTGCGCGACGCTCACGGACGCCGATCAAACCGCAGCAGAAACAGAGCGCGCGAGTTTACAGGCGGACATTGAAGGCTGGTTTACCGATGTTGATCTCATCCTGCTGCCCACCACCCCCGGCCCAGCGCCGCTGTTGGGTGCTGATAGCCAATGGATGGACAGCTATCGCAGCCAATTAATGGGCCTGACCGCACCTGCCGGTTTGGCTGGATTGCCGCAAGTGCATTTGCCCGTTTTGCGCGATGAGCAGGGGGCGCCCTACGGTGTATCGCTGTTAGGCCGACGCGGCGACGACAAAGCCCTGCTGCAGCTGGCGCTTGATTTGTGTGGAGCCAGCTCATGA
- a CDS encoding phosphoribosyltransferase, whose translation MDKHFITANELLLDSFKLGEQIYQRGFRPHFIVGVWRGGSPVGIAVQEYLECVGVPTDHIAIRTSSYYGIDKQSKDIRVHGLDYIVKNVDADQELLIVDDVFDSGRSIKAIIDEIKRKSRRNTPNVIKVACPWYKPSRNVTDLKPDFYVHATDRWLVFPHELCGLTPQEILQGKGSEIADTIARATDVGRFKE comes from the coding sequence ATGGATAAACATTTTATTACCGCCAATGAACTCTTGCTGGATTCATTTAAACTGGGTGAGCAAATTTATCAGCGCGGTTTTCGCCCGCATTTTATTGTCGGTGTATGGCGCGGTGGCTCACCGGTGGGTATTGCGGTACAGGAATATTTGGAGTGTGTTGGCGTACCTACCGATCACATCGCGATTCGCACTTCGTCCTATTACGGTATCGACAAGCAAAGTAAAGATATTCGCGTGCATGGTTTGGATTACATTGTAAAAAATGTGGATGCGGATCAGGAATTATTAATTGTGGACGACGTATTTGATTCCGGGCGTTCCATCAAAGCGATTATTGATGAGATAAAACGCAAGTCCCGGCGCAATACGCCCAATGTGATTAAGGTGGCGTGCCCCTGGTATAAACCTTCGCGTAACGTGACGGATTTAAAACCGGATTTTTACGTACATGCCACCGACCGTTGGTTGGTGTTCCCGCACGAATTATGCGGCCTAACCCCGCAGGAAATTCTGCAAGGCAAGGGCAGTGAGATTGCCGACACTATTGCACGTGCAACCGATGTGGGGCGCTTTAAAGAGTAA
- a CDS encoding sulfite exporter TauE/SafE family protein, which produces MNEFLSQWLPTMIAMVLTGAFAGILAGLLGVGGGIVIVPVLFFVLQSLGISPATAMLVATATSLLVIVPTSISSLRAHHKRGNVDWALLKRWWPFMVAGVIAGSAFALKVKGEVTSAIFGVVALLVAANMLFRAKAAPITQQLPGMAGQGFMASTTGFFSVMMGVGGGTIGVPLLTSCNYPPHRAVGTASCFGLLISIPGAAAMLLAETPADAPQGMIGMVNLPGFLLIVPLTVLLAPVGAWIGSKLDAVMLKRVFAIFLCISGGRMLMQVFA; this is translated from the coding sequence ATGAATGAATTTTTAAGCCAATGGCTGCCCACCATGATCGCGATGGTGCTGACCGGTGCTTTTGCAGGAATTCTCGCCGGTCTGCTCGGTGTGGGCGGCGGTATTGTGATTGTGCCGGTGTTGTTTTTTGTATTGCAGTCGCTCGGTATTAGCCCGGCAACAGCCATGTTGGTTGCAACGGCCACGTCGCTGTTAGTGATTGTGCCCACCAGCATTTCCTCACTGCGCGCGCATCACAAACGCGGCAATGTGGATTGGGCGCTACTCAAACGTTGGTGGCCATTTATGGTTGCCGGTGTTATCGCCGGCAGCGCTTTTGCACTCAAAGTAAAAGGCGAAGTGACCAGCGCAATTTTTGGCGTGGTCGCTTTATTGGTTGCTGCCAATATGTTGTTCCGCGCAAAAGCCGCGCCCATCACCCAGCAATTACCCGGCATGGCGGGGCAAGGTTTCATGGCAAGTACCACCGGATTTTTTTCGGTGATGATGGGGGTCGGTGGCGGCACCATCGGTGTACCACTGCTCACCTCCTGTAATTATCCGCCGCACCGCGCGGTGGGCACCGCATCCTGTTTCGGTTTGTTAATTTCAATTCCTGGCGCAGCTGCGATGTTGCTTGCTGAGACTCCAGCAGACGCACCACAAGGCATGATTGGCATGGTGAATTTGCCAGGATTTTTATTGATTGTGCCGCTCACCGTATTGCTCGCACCGGTCGGTGCCTGGATTGGTTCCAAGCTGGATGCCGTGATGTTGAAGCGTGTGTTCGCGATTTTTTTATGCATCAGCGGCGGGCGTATGTTGATGCAGGTGTTTGCTTGA
- a CDS encoding gamma-glutamyltransferase family protein, with product MIPDSKVPHAIAFSAPHKQAADIGLAVLREGGSAVDAMIAAAAAITVLYPHMNSLAGDGFWLIHKPGAAPRAIDACGCAAQLASIDWFHSKGFKQIPSRGALATVTMGGTLAGWQKARDIAAESSTQLPLSRLLAPAIQLARDGVVVTHSLAAASRKVQAELAEQAEYQRVFMPNGRPLVEGETLTNPDLATTLNTLATQGLDAAYRGELAAHIATQLEQLGSPLRLSDLQHYCAQEVKPLSVQTRFGECFNLPAPTQGVASLLILAIYDRLFKPEWDEAARVHGLIEATKLAFLVRDREVADPRRLSERWNVLLDDAHIDQLAAVITECALPWPQVAEPGDTVWMGCVDSSGTMVSFIQSIYWEFGSGVVVPGTGLVWNNRGVGFSLEAGHRNALAPGYKPFHTLNPAFALLNDGRRISYGTMGGEGQPQTQAALLSRYLYDGRALDDAISRGRWLLGRTWGDNNHDLKMEQDLVDLLGNNLRERGHALKAVPARSEIMGHAGAVVSLGDGNAIAASDPRSDGVGVVGNVVATMQERAQ from the coding sequence ATGATCCCGGATTCCAAGGTGCCGCACGCCATCGCCTTTAGCGCCCCACATAAACAGGCCGCCGACATCGGCTTGGCGGTATTGCGGGAAGGTGGCAGTGCGGTGGATGCGATGATCGCAGCCGCTGCTGCGATCACTGTGCTTTACCCGCATATGAATAGTTTGGCGGGCGACGGTTTTTGGTTGATCCACAAACCCGGCGCCGCGCCGCGCGCCATAGATGCCTGCGGCTGCGCAGCGCAGTTGGCGAGTATCGATTGGTTCCACAGCAAGGGTTTTAAGCAAATTCCCAGCCGTGGTGCACTCGCCACCGTGACCATGGGCGGTACGCTTGCCGGTTGGCAAAAGGCGCGCGACATTGCCGCTGAATCATCTACCCAATTGCCGTTAAGTCGTTTGCTAGCGCCAGCGATTCAACTCGCTCGCGACGGCGTTGTGGTTACTCACAGTCTGGCGGCCGCCAGCCGTAAAGTGCAGGCGGAGTTGGCCGAGCAGGCGGAATACCAGCGCGTATTTATGCCCAATGGCCGCCCGCTGGTTGAAGGTGAAACTCTTACTAATCCCGACTTGGCGACCACGCTAAATACCCTCGCCACCCAGGGTTTGGATGCGGCTTATCGCGGTGAACTGGCTGCGCATATCGCCACACAACTTGAACAACTTGGTAGCCCGCTGCGGTTATCTGACTTACAACACTATTGCGCGCAAGAGGTAAAACCGCTCTCGGTACAAACCCGCTTTGGCGAATGTTTTAACCTGCCCGCGCCGACCCAGGGTGTGGCTTCGCTGCTAATTCTGGCAATTTACGATCGCCTGTTTAAACCCGAATGGGACGAAGCGGCACGGGTACACGGTTTGATTGAAGCCACCAAACTCGCATTTTTAGTGCGCGACCGCGAAGTCGCCGACCCGCGCCGCTTGAGCGAACGCTGGAATGTTTTGCTGGATGATGCACATATCGACCAACTCGCGGCGGTCATCACCGAGTGCGCCTTGCCTTGGCCGCAAGTGGCCGAACCGGGTGATACCGTGTGGATGGGCTGCGTGGATAGCAGCGGCACCATGGTCAGTTTTATCCAAAGTATTTATTGGGAATTTGGTTCGGGTGTAGTTGTGCCCGGTACCGGGTTGGTGTGGAACAATCGCGGCGTGGGTTTTAGTTTGGAGGCGGGGCATCGCAATGCGCTCGCGCCTGGCTACAAACCTTTTCACACGCTCAACCCCGCATTTGCACTGTTAAACGATGGCCGCCGTATTAGCTACGGCACCATGGGTGGCGAAGGCCAGCCTCAAACACAAGCGGCATTATTGAGTCGCTATCTGTACGATGGGCGCGCACTCGACGATGCCATCAGTCGCGGCCGCTGGTTACTGGGGCGCACCTGGGGCGACAACAATCACGATTTAAAAATGGAGCAGGATTTAGTGGATTTACTCGGTAACAATTTGCGTGAACGCGGCCACGCGCTCAAAGCCGTTCCCGCGCGCAGTGAAATCATGGGGCACGCCGGTGCTGTTGTCAGTCTCGGCGATGGCAATGCCATTGCGGCCAGCGACCCGCGCAGCGACGGCGTGGGTGTGGTTGGCAATGTCGTTGCCACCATGCAGGAGCGTGCACAATGA
- a CDS encoding purine nucleoside permease: MKMRTGFLLSAMFLSVAAFTGCNKPATESAATPVQASVQAPAPIPVKFVVITMFEIGEDSGDKAGEFQLWKERQKLDTKFEFPNSYHDIYMNMETGVMGIVTGIGTAHSTAATMALGMDPRFDFSQAYWLVAGIAGIDPEDASIGSAAWAEYLVDGDLAHEIDAREIPADWETGYFARYTSKPYDPKKPEPTGEMLRLNPDLTEWAFQLTKDIELPDIESLEATRALYTNHPNAQRKPFVLKGDQLAAMTFWHGEIMNTWANKWTDYWTEGKGEFVTSAMEDTGTYLSLTYLHNIGKADKNRVLVLRTGSNYTMPPPGVTAAENLLAENEGYAGLDASLESAYIVGTAVMDKILGNWETYKDKVPTPADLK, from the coding sequence ATGAAAATGCGTACAGGTTTTTTGTTATCGGCGATGTTTTTATCAGTTGCTGCATTCACGGGCTGCAATAAACCCGCGACCGAATCCGCAGCGACACCAGTGCAAGCCAGTGTGCAGGCACCGGCGCCTATTCCGGTGAAATTTGTGGTCATCACTATGTTTGAAATTGGTGAGGACAGCGGCGATAAAGCCGGTGAATTCCAGTTGTGGAAAGAGCGCCAAAAGCTGGATACCAAATTTGAATTTCCCAATTCCTATCACGATATTTATATGAATATGGAAACCGGAGTGATGGGCATAGTTACCGGTATTGGCACTGCACATTCCACCGCCGCGACTATGGCGTTAGGTATGGACCCACGTTTTGATTTCAGCCAAGCCTATTGGTTGGTAGCGGGTATTGCCGGTATTGACCCGGAAGATGCCTCCATCGGTTCAGCGGCTTGGGCCGAATATTTGGTGGATGGCGACCTCGCCCATGAAATTGATGCGCGCGAAATTCCGGCGGATTGGGAGACAGGTTATTTTGCCCGTTACACCAGCAAACCTTATGACCCGAAAAAACCTGAACCAACGGGCGAGATGTTGCGCTTGAATCCCGACTTAACCGAGTGGGCATTTCAGTTGACCAAGGATATTGAATTACCCGATATCGAAAGTTTGGAAGCGACCCGCGCACTCTATACCAATCACCCCAACGCGCAGCGTAAACCCTTTGTATTGAAAGGCGATCAGCTCGCGGCCATGACCTTTTGGCACGGCGAAATTATGAATACCTGGGCCAATAAGTGGACCGATTATTGGACCGAAGGTAAAGGCGAATTTGTGACTTCCGCGATGGAAGATACGGGTACTTATTTGTCGCTGACTTATTTGCACAATATTGGCAAGGCCGATAAAAACCGTGTGCTGGTATTGCGCACTGGCAGTAACTACACCATGCCTCCACCGGGTGTTACGGCGGCAGAAAATTTACTCGCCGAAAATGAAGGCTATGCTGGGTTAGATGCATCGCTCGAATCCGCCTATATTGTAGGAACTGCCGTAATGGACAAGATTTTGGGTAATTGGGAAACCTACAAAGACAAAGTGCCTACACCGGCGGATTTGAAATAG